Genomic segment of Thermodesulfobacteriota bacterium:
GAACCTGGTGACGCTGCTGGTGGGGGGCGGCCAGGTCTTCCTGGACGACTTCTGCGCGGAGCACATCTCCACCGGGGAGGCCGCCCGCATCGTGGCCACCCTGGGCGAGCGCCTGGGCCACGACGGCTTCGAGTTCTACCCGGGGGTCTCCTACCGTCACCTGCTGGTCTGGAGGGGCGGCGAGGCCGACGCCGCGACGACGCCGCCCCACGACATCCTGGGAAAGCCCGTGCAGGAGTACCTGCCCCGGGGGCCGGGGGCCGACGCGCTGCTGCACTTGATGACGGGCTCCCAGATCCTCTTGAAGGACCACCCGGTGAACCTGGCCCGCCGGGAG
This window contains:
- a CDS encoding phosphoglycerate mutase, coding for MKIAIVLGDGMADVPLEELGGRTPLEAAATPALDALAREGTLGLASTIPPGLTPGSDVANLSVFGYDPRACYTGRAPLEAVAMGVPLGAADVAYRMNLVTLLVGGGQVFLDDFCAEHISTGEAARIVATLGERLGHDGFEFYPGVSYRHLLVWRGGEADAATTPPHDILGKPVQEYLPRGPGADALLHLMTGSQILLKDHPVNLARRE